From Psychroflexus torquis ATCC 700755, the proteins below share one genomic window:
- the trpA gene encoding tryptophan synthase subunit alpha, with protein sequence MNRINRALAQDKKLISIYFTAGYPQLEDTTEVIKRLTDSGTDVIEIGLPYSDPLADGPVIQKSSEQALRNGMSTKKLFQQLEGIRDHVDIPLIVMGYFNAMLQFGVEDFCKECKAIGIDGIIMPDLPIDIFEVDYKELFEAHGLKFIPLITPETSANRINTIDALGDSFVYMVSSSSTTGGQQGFGDEALSYFKRIADMQLNNKLMVGFGIKDALSFEQASRYTSGCIIGSAFIQTLTEKGLDGITGFIQSLK encoded by the coding sequence ATGAATAGAATTAATAGAGCCTTAGCTCAAGATAAAAAATTGATTTCCATCTATTTCACAGCTGGATACCCGCAGTTGGAAGATACCACGGAAGTCATTAAACGCCTTACTGATTCCGGTACCGATGTGATTGAAATTGGATTGCCGTATAGTGACCCTTTGGCCGATGGGCCTGTGATCCAAAAAAGCTCAGAGCAAGCCTTAAGAAATGGCATGAGTACCAAAAAACTATTTCAACAGTTGGAAGGTATTCGTGATCATGTGGATATTCCTCTTATCGTAATGGGGTATTTTAACGCGATGTTACAGTTTGGAGTGGAAGATTTCTGCAAAGAATGTAAAGCTATTGGAATTGATGGAATTATCATGCCCGATTTACCCATTGATATTTTTGAAGTGGATTACAAAGAATTATTTGAAGCACACGGCTTAAAATTTATTCCGCTCATCACTCCAGAAACATCTGCAAACCGAATTAATACCATCGATGCTTTAGGGGATAGTTTTGTCTATATGGTAAGTTCATCCAGTACTACTGGTGGCCAGCAAGGTTTTGGAGACGAGGCCTTGTCTTATTTTAAACGCATAGCCGATATGCAGCTTAATAATAAGTTGATGGTAGGCTTTGGAATCAAAGATGCGTTGAGTTTTGAACAAGCCAGCAGATATACAAGTGGTTGTATAATTGGGTCAGCTTTTATTCAAACCCTTACCGAAAAAGGTTTGGACGGGATCACAGGGTTTATTCAGTCATTGAAGTAG
- a CDS encoding branched-chain amino acid aminotransferase — MNSTDIRLDITKIPKSRIDAVDFENLQFGKQHADHMMYCDFIDGEWQTPKIVPYGPMQFEPSAKVFHYGQAVFEGMKAFKDEEDKVWLFRPEQNFQRINKSSKRMAIPEFPESHFFASLEALLKLDKDWVRKGGGNSLYIRPFVIATESGVSASESDRYRFMIITCPAQAYYSKPIKVIFAQDYSRAADGGVGFAKAAGNYGAQFYPTKLAKEKGLDQIIWTDASSHEYLEEAGTMNIFFRVGDKLFTAPTNDRILDGVTRKSIIQLAKDKNVEVVVDKVSVKQIVEAAKSGELKEIFGTGTAAAIVRVEGFEHDDVYYDLPDIEEPYGTFFKKNLQDIQYNRVEDTHGWTRQVI, encoded by the coding sequence ATGAATAGCACCGATATACGACTAGATATTACTAAAATCCCTAAGTCTCGAATTGACGCTGTGGATTTTGAAAATCTCCAATTCGGGAAGCAGCACGCTGACCATATGATGTACTGCGACTTCATAGATGGAGAATGGCAAACGCCAAAGATTGTTCCTTATGGACCAATGCAGTTTGAACCTTCTGCTAAGGTGTTTCATTATGGTCAGGCGGTCTTTGAAGGTATGAAAGCCTTCAAAGATGAAGAGGACAAGGTTTGGTTATTTCGACCAGAGCAAAATTTTCAGCGTATCAATAAATCTTCCAAACGGATGGCTATTCCAGAATTTCCTGAAAGCCATTTTTTTGCGTCTTTAGAAGCTTTATTAAAGCTCGATAAGGATTGGGTTAGGAAAGGTGGAGGAAACTCCTTGTATATCCGCCCTTTTGTTATCGCTACAGAAAGTGGAGTATCGGCTTCTGAATCTGACCGGTACCGGTTTATGATCATCACCTGTCCTGCACAAGCGTATTATAGCAAACCTATCAAAGTTATTTTTGCTCAAGATTATAGCCGTGCTGCCGATGGTGGTGTTGGTTTTGCTAAGGCTGCAGGAAATTATGGTGCACAATTTTATCCTACTAAACTAGCCAAGGAAAAAGGCTTAGATCAAATTATTTGGACCGATGCTAGTTCTCATGAATACTTAGAAGAAGCGGGGACGATGAACATCTTTTTTAGAGTGGGAGATAAACTTTTTACAGCACCAACCAATGATAGAATTCTCGATGGGGTGACTCGTAAAAGCATTATCCAACTTGCTAAAGATAAAAATGTAGAAGTAGTCGTTGATAAGGTTTCTGTGAAACAAATCGTAGAGGCCGCTAAAAGTGGAGAGTTAAAGGAGATTTTTGGAACAGGAACAGCAGCTGCAATCGTGAGAGTCGAAGGCTTTGAGCACGATGATGTGTATTATGATCTTCCAGATATTGAGGAGCCATACGGTACTTTTTTTAAGAAAAACCTTCAAGACATTCAATATAACCGTGTAGAAGATACTCACGGATGGACTCGTCAAGTGATATAA
- a CDS encoding DUF4920 domain-containing protein: MKKLLLLPILLMFLACGQQNSSEEKQKPIEKTTETPSEEKELSILTDDQFGVSFENKEVKKAEDMLKMYQDLSLGDTLQVQFQSQVQSVCAKKGCWMKLDLPEDMNVHVTFKNYGFYVPKDSKGHEMVVEGRAFIEKTDVETLKHYAEDAGKSKEDIAAIVSPKLNYRFIAKGAKAIK, translated from the coding sequence ATGAAAAAGCTTCTTTTATTACCAATCTTATTAATGTTTTTGGCTTGTGGACAGCAGAATTCCTCTGAAGAAAAACAAAAACCAATTGAAAAAACCACAGAAACTCCTTCAGAAGAAAAAGAATTAAGTATTCTAACCGATGATCAATTTGGAGTGTCTTTTGAAAATAAAGAGGTTAAAAAAGCAGAGGATATGTTGAAAATGTACCAAGATTTATCTCTTGGAGATACCCTTCAAGTTCAATTTCAATCTCAAGTCCAAAGCGTTTGTGCTAAAAAAGGCTGTTGGATGAAATTAGATCTCCCCGAAGACATGAATGTGCATGTAACTTTTAAAAATTACGGGTTCTATGTACCAAAGGACAGTAAAGGTCATGAGATGGTTGTAGAAGGAAGAGCGTTTATAGAAAAAACAGATGTGGAAACACTAAAGCATTATGCCGAAGATGCTGGTAAAAGTAAGGAAGACATCGCTGCGATTGTCTCCCCTAAATTAAATTATAGATTTATAGCTAAAGGGGCTAAAGCAATTAAATAA